The following proteins are co-located in the Cherax quadricarinatus isolate ZL_2023a chromosome 26, ASM3850222v1, whole genome shotgun sequence genome:
- the kdn gene encoding probable citrate synthase 2, mitochondrial, with amino-acid sequence MAVFRSAAARLLSIPQKACPLAAVTTRAPYSTESTDLREVMAQKVPLVQEQVKAFRKKHGDTKIGEITVDMMYGGMRGMKGLVTETSVLDPEEGIRFRGYSIPECQKLLPTAEGGAEPLPEGLFWLLCTGDIPTKAQAASLSKDWANRADLPPHVVNMLNNFPSNLHPMAQFSAAITALNSESKFAKGYSEGVPKSKYWELCFEDSLNLISKLPTVAATIYRNLYRDGTSIGAIDPSKDWSANFTAMLGYDDPQFTELMRLYLTIHSDHEGGNVSAHATHLVGSALSDPYLSFAAGMNGLAGPLHGLANQEVLMWLTKLRAEIGDDITEEQLKEFIWKTLKSGQVVPGYGHAVLRKTDPRYTCQREFALKHLPDDKLFKLVSKLYNVVPPILTELGKVKNPWPNVDAHSGVLLQYYGMTEMNYYTVLFGVSRALGVLSSLVWDRALGLPIERPKSMSTEGLKKLVDAAAAPGA; translated from the exons aaagCATGTCCTCTAGCTGCAGTGACCACCAGAGCTCCATACTCTACAGAGAGTACGGATCTGCGGGAAGTTATGGCACAAAAGGTCCCACTTGTTCAGGAACAAGTAAAGGCCTTCCGTAAGAAACATGGCGACACCAAGATTGGAGAGATAACTGTTGATATG ATGTATGGTGGTATGCGAGGCATGAAGGGATTAGTGACTGAAACTTCTGTGCTGGACCCCGAGGAGGGTATTAGATTCCGTGGCTACTCTATTCCAGAGTGCCAGAAACTCTTGCCAACTGCTGAAGGTGGGGCTGAACCTTTGCCAGAAGGTCTCTTCTGGCTTCTCTGTACTGGGGACATACCAACTAAAGCTCAG GCTGCCTCTTTATCAAAGGATTGGGCCAATAGAGCTGACCTACCCCCTCATGTCGTAAACATGCTGAACAATTTTCCATCTAACCTACATCCTATGGCCCAGTTCTCAGCAGCCATCACAGCTCTGAATTCTGAAAGCAAATTTGCAAAAGGATATAGTGAAGGTGTGCCGAAGTCAAAATACTGGGAG CTCTGCTTTGAAGACTCTCTCAACTTGATTTCCAAACTGCCTACGGTAGCTGCTACAATTTACCGTAATCTGTATAGAGATGGAACAAGTATTGGAGCCATTGATCCTTCCAAAGACTGGTCAGCCAACTTTACTGCAATGCTGGGCTATGATGACCCTCAGTTTACAGAGCTCATGCGTCTCTACCTTACAATCCACAG tGACCACGAGGGAGGAAACGTTTCTGCACATGCTACTCACCTTGTGGGATCTGCTCTATCTGACCCATACCTCTCATTTGCTGCTGGCATGAATGGCCTTGCTGGACCTCTTCATGGTTTGGCAAACCAAGAG GTTCTTATGTGGCTCACGAAGCTGCGTGCTGAGATTGGAGATGATATAACTGAAGAGCAACTGAAAGAGTTTATCTGGAAGACTCTAAAATCTGGTCAAGTTGTTCCAGGCTATGGTCATGCAGTTTTGCGTAAAACTGACCCTCGTTATACATGTCAACGAGAGTTTGCTCTAAAACATCTTCCTGATGACAAGTTGTTTAAG CTTGTTTCCAAGTTGTACAATGTTGTGCCCCCAATTCTTACTGAACTTGGCAAGGTAAAGAACCCTTGGCCAAATGTGGATGCTCATTCTGGAGTGCTGCTACAGTATTATGGAATGACAGAGATGAATTACTACACAGTGCTTTTCGGAGTCTCTCGAGCCTTGGGAGTATTGTCTTCACTGGTGTGGGATCGTGCACTTGGCCTCCCTATCGAAAGACCAAAGTCTATGAGCACAGAAGGATTGAAGAAATTAGTTGATGCCGCAGCTGCTCCGGGAGCTTAG